A section of the Carassius carassius chromosome 17, fCarCar2.1, whole genome shotgun sequence genome encodes:
- the LOC132160639 gene encoding ladderlectin-like has product MAILRSLLLLFIVFSTGNAAGKPDIGILCQDGWSNFRARCYNFFSQLATWSEAERNCIALGANLASVHDGEENYFLLDLLPPSTRCWIGGHDAVEEGEWLWSDGTKFDYTNWCDREPNNLNVENCGELNWTADQCWNDSTCTNTMGYICVKGL; this is encoded by the exons ATGGCAATACTGAGAAGTCTGCTGCTTCTGTTCATCGTGTTCTCCACGGGAAATGCAGCTGGTAAACCAG ATATAGGTATACTATGCCAGGATGGATGGTCAAATTTTAGAGCCCGATGCTACAATTTCTTCTCTCAGTTGGCTACCTGGAGTGAAGCAGAG agAAACTGTATTGCTCTGGGTGCAAATCTTGCATCTGTGCATGATGGTGAAGAAAACTATTTCCTGCTGGACCTGTTGCCTCCCTCTACACGATGTTGGATTGGTGGTCACGATGCTGTGGAA GAAGGAGAGTGGTTGTGGAGTGATGGAACTAAATTTGACTACACCAACTGGTGCGATCGTGAACCTAACAATCTAAATGTTGAGAACTGTGGAGAGCTCAACTGGACCG CTGACCAATGCTGGAATGATTCAACCTGTACAAACACAATGGGCTATATCTGTGTTAAAGGCCTATGA
- the LOC132160642 gene encoding ladderlectin-like, whose amino-acid sequence MAMLRSLLLLFIVFSTGNAAGKPDIGILCQDGWSNFGARCYNFFSQLATWSEAERNCIALGANLASVHDDEENYFLLDLLPPSTRCWIGGHDAVEEGEWLWSDGTKFDYTNWCDREPNNLNVENCGELNWTSDQCWNDSTCTNTMGYICVEGL is encoded by the exons ATGGCAATGCTGAGAAGTCTGCTGCTTCTGTTCATCGTGTTCTCCACGGGAAATGCAGCTGGTAAACCAG ATATAGGTATACTATGCCAGGATGGATGGTCAAATTTTGGAGCCCGATGCTACAATTTCTTCTCTCAGTTGGCTACCTGGAGTGAAGCAGAG agAAACTGTATTGCTCTGGGTGCAAATCTTGCATCCGTGCATGATGATGAAGAAAACTATTTCCTGCTGGACCTGTTGCCTCCCTCTACACGATGTTGGATTGGTGGTCACGATGCTGTGGAA GAAGGAGAGTGGTTGTGGAGTGATGGAACTAAATTTGACTACACCAACTGGTGCGATCGTGAACCTAACAATCTAAATGTTGAGAACTGTGGAGAGCTCAACTGGACCT CTGACCAATGCTGGAATGATTCAACCTGTACAAACACAATGGGCTATATCTGTGTTGAAGGCCTATGA